In a single window of the Montipora capricornis isolate CH-2021 chromosome 11, ASM3666992v2, whole genome shotgun sequence genome:
- the LOC138022827 gene encoding protein shisa-5-like, which produces MANVKVVTGFVLFLACIPSSAASCSYNYDCLSTQTCCFDSVCRETCGYCNYNSQCASDECCINNDCTTSCSNAGGIIAGIISTLVFVAIIVSIVTCCCCACCPLYRYRNPGAVIVTAPPNQSIVSTTTTQATFQHPPPMGYQHPPPMGYQHPPQPGYNQPPPGYNQPPPGYQAAPPAYSPQEQPAPVYPPTHVQNPAQYPPPQAQAPYPPYPVKQ; this is translated from the coding sequence ATGGCGAATGTGAAAGTGGTGACAGGTTTCGTGCTTTTTCTCGCTTGTATCCCATCTTCGGCGGCTTCCTGCAGTTACAACTACGATTGCCTTTCAACGCAAACATGCTGCTTCGATTCTGTTTGTCGAGAAACCTGCGGATATTGCAATTATAACTCTCAATGCGCAAGCGATGAATGCTGCATCAACAATGATTGCACGACTAGCTGTTCGAACGCAGGGGGAATTATCGCAGGCATTATCAGCACTTTAGTGTTTGTCGCAATCATCGTTTCGATTGTGACTTGTTGCTGCTGTGCTTGTTGCCCCCTCTACAGGTATCGAAATCCTGGAGCAGTGATTGTAACAGCACCTCCGAATCAGTCTATTGTGTCAACAACCACAACGCAGGCCACTTTTCAGCATCCACCACCAATGGGTTATCAGCATCCACCACCAATGGGTTATCAGCATCCACCACAACCGGGGTACAACCAACCACCACCAGGATACAACCAACCTCCTCCCGGATACCAAGCAGCACCACCAGCTTACAGTCCACAAGAACAACCAGCTCCTGTATATCCACCCACTCATGTGCAAAATCCAGCCCAATATCCTCCCCCTCAGGCTCAAGCACCATATCCACCATATCCAGTGAAGCAGTAA